The window GGGATCGAGTGGGTAGGCGGACATGCCGAAGGCTCCGGTGGAAAGTCCCGCGCAGCCTAGCGCCACCTGCCTTCGCGAGGTTTTTTTCCGCCAGTGTCGCCAGGGGCGATTCTCGCCATGTGGGACAAGCGGCCCGGTTGTCGGGTGATGACGTTTTGTCGCAGCCGGGCTTGCCCCTAGGATCGGTCTCCAGTTGCCGGCTCGACGAGCCCGCCGTCCCATTCAGCCTGGAGAACAATAATGGCGATTCACCAATACGCCGAAGACTACGACAACAGCGCCAATCGCAAGGTGTCGGTCAGCGATGCGACTCTCGAAAAACTCTCGCGTTGCTCCAGTGGTTCGCTGACCACGCAACTGTTCAAGCGCGGTTTTCGCCAGCCGGCGTTCGTCGGGCTGAAAGCCATGAGTCGCAACGCCAAGCCATTCGCCGGGCGTGCCTTCACCATGCGTTTCATCCCGGCCCGTGAAGACATCGACACCTACGGCACCATGACCACCCGGCCCAATGGCGACAACCTGCAATGGCAGGGCGTCGAGCAGATCCAGCCGGGCGACGTGCTGGTGATCGACAGCCGCAACGACCCGGCCGCCGCTTCCGCCGGCAACATCCTGGTGACCCGCCTGCTGGCCCGTGGTGCCCGGGCCATCGTCACGGACGGTGCGTTGCGCGATGGCAGCGAGATCGCCGAAATGAGCCTGCCGGCCTATGCCCGCGAAATCACCGCGACCACGCGCATCTCCTACC of the Pseudomonas vanderleydeniana genome contains:
- a CDS encoding ribonuclease activity regulator RraA — its product is MAIHQYAEDYDNSANRKVSVSDATLEKLSRCSSGSLTTQLFKRGFRQPAFVGLKAMSRNAKPFAGRAFTMRFIPAREDIDTYGTMTTRPNGDNLQWQGVEQIQPGDVLVIDSRNDPAAASAGNILVTRLLARGARAIVTDGALRDGSEIAEMSLPAYAREITATTRISYHHVADLQVPIGCAGIAVYPGDVIVGDADGLTLVPAHLAEELAEVCLEQDDIENYLAMRIAAGEPLWGVYPPSPEAIAAYQDWVASGRPAIPSIIAR